One window of Aliarcobacter lanthieri genomic DNA carries:
- a CDS encoding aldolase catalytic domain-containing protein, which translates to MIEKKGSILSVREDIKVFDCTIRDGGLVNNYHFSDEFVKAHYEACLEAGVDYMEIGKNVSPTIMSEKEYGPWNFCKEEDIRRIVGENKTNMKIAVMSDIGRSLKEELKPKSESVVDMIRIATYIHQIPAAIELIEDAHAKGYETTVNIMAISKSFDDELDVVLEQLSKTNVDVIYIADSFGSFYPEQIKKLTEKYLGFAQSSGKQIGIHAHNNLQLAYANTLEAMIYGASFLDVTISGLGRGAGNCPLELLIGFLKNPKYKLMPVLKFIEEYIVPLEKELDWGYSIPYMITGQLNEHPRAAMKARDEKDTKYREFYKNLTIE; encoded by the coding sequence ATGATTGAAAAAAAGGGTTCAATTCTATCAGTTAGAGAAGATATAAAAGTATTTGATTGCACAATTAGAGATGGTGGTTTAGTAAATAACTATCATTTTAGTGATGAATTTGTTAAAGCACACTATGAAGCTTGTCTTGAAGCTGGTGTAGATTATATGGAAATTGGTAAAAATGTATCTCCGACTATTATGAGTGAAAAAGAGTATGGACCTTGGAATTTCTGTAAAGAAGAAGATATCAGAAGAATTGTTGGTGAGAATAAAACAAATATGAAAATTGCTGTTATGAGCGATATAGGAAGAAGTTTAAAAGAAGAACTTAAACCTAAAAGTGAAAGTGTTGTTGATATGATAAGAATTGCAACTTATATTCACCAAATCCCAGCAGCAATTGAGCTAATAGAAGATGCCCATGCAAAAGGTTATGAAACAACAGTAAATATAATGGCAATTTCAAAATCTTTTGATGATGAACTTGATGTTGTTTTAGAACAACTATCAAAAACTAATGTTGATGTTATTTATATAGCTGATAGTTTTGGTTCTTTTTACCCTGAACAAATAAAAAAATTGACAGAAAAGTATCTAGGTTTTGCCCAAAGTTCTGGTAAACAAATAGGTATTCATGCACATAACAATCTTCAATTAGCTTATGCAAATACTTTAGAAGCTATGATTTATGGAGCTAGTTTTCTTGATGTTACTATTTCAGGGCTTGGAAGAGGAGCAGGAAACTGTCCACTTGAACTTTTAATTGGATTTTTAAAAAATCCAAAATATAAACTAATGCCTGTTTTAAAATTTATTGAAGAATATATTGTGCCACTTGAAAAAGAACTTGATTGGGGATATAGTATTCCTTATATGATAACTGGTCAATTAAATGAACATCCAAGAGCTGCTATGAAAGCAAGAGATGAAAAAGATACTAAATATAGAGAGTTTTATAAAAATTTAACTATTGAATAA
- a CDS encoding HPP family protein: MNTYLKKFTGKKERLVENPNLKEVIFAFIGSFIAISTIGYLTKTYDNLLIMGSFGASCVLLFGFPKVAFSQPRNVIFGHFISSFVGLFFLHLIGNDYISMALALATAIALMMLTKTVHPPAGSNPLIIFLLGANWDYLVFPTLIGAIILVIVGLFYNNIHKNIVYPTYWV; the protein is encoded by the coding sequence ATGAATACTTATTTAAAAAAGTTTACTGGTAAAAAGGAAAGATTAGTAGAAAATCCGAATTTAAAAGAGGTTATATTCGCTTTTATTGGAAGTTTTATAGCAATATCAACTATTGGCTATTTGACAAAAACTTATGACAATCTTTTGATTATGGGTTCATTTGGTGCAAGTTGTGTTTTACTATTTGGTTTTCCCAAAGTTGCATTTTCTCAACCAAGAAATGTTATTTTTGGGCATTTTATATCTTCTTTTGTTGGACTGTTTTTTTTACATTTAATAGGAAATGATTATATAAGTATGGCTTTAGCTTTGGCAACTGCAATAGCTTTGATGATGCTTACAAAAACAGTTCATCCACCAGCTGGTTCAAATCCATTGATAATATTTTTATTGGGTGCAAATTGGGATTATTTGGTATTTCCAACTTTAATTGGAGCTATAATATTAGTAATTGTAGGGTTGTTTTATAATAATATACATAAAAATATAGTTTATCCAACATATTGGGTTTGA
- a CDS encoding TetR/AcrR family transcriptional regulator — protein MAIKKTSKEEILQESIKLFKTKGYYNCSMANIADACGLIKGSIYHYFKSKDEIGIESLKYIHNYFVENIFVISNQTNLSDLEKMKLFVKKTDEYFLNSKGGCLLGNLALEVSSENLEFKEVIKEYFSAWEDAIAKILENKYGKFESKNIAMEYVSLTQGAIMMMNLYENTKNYLKVGEKLVRLL, from the coding sequence ATGGCAATTAAAAAAACATCAAAAGAAGAGATTTTACAAGAGTCTATAAAACTTTTTAAAACAAAAGGTTATTATAACTGTTCTATGGCAAATATTGCTGATGCTTGTGGGCTTATAAAAGGGAGTATTTATCACTATTTCAAAAGTAAAGATGAGATAGGAATAGAGTCTTTAAAATATATTCATAACTATTTTGTAGAAAATATTTTTGTTATATCGAATCAAACAAACTTAAGTGATTTAGAAAAAATGAAACTTTTTGTAAAAAAAACAGATGAGTATTTTTTAAATAGTAAAGGTGGTTGTTTATTAGGGAATTTAGCTTTAGAAGTTAGTAGTGAGAATTTAGAATTTAAAGAAGTTATAAAAGAGTATTTTAGTGCGTGGGAAGATGCAATAGCAAAAATACTTGAAAATAAATATGGCAAATTTGAATCAAAAAATATAGCAATGGAGTATGTTTCATTAACTCAAGGTGCTATTATGATGATGAATCTATATGAGAATACTAAAAACTATCTAAAAGTAGGTGAAAAATTGGTTAGATTACTCTAA